The Paenibacillus wynnii DNA window CTATTGTCTCTGTAGGTCGCTCTATCACGCTGTAGTCGCCAACAGGATCTACCAGCATGTAATAACAGCGCTCTGGAACGTCTTTGTCGTAATGATAGACTGTTTACCCCATCAACTCTGCTAGCGCCCGGTTAAGTTGCTGGTCACTCATTGTCTGTAACTGTGTCATGAATGGGCCTCCTAAGCTTCGATACTTGACTCACATAAGAGTCGTAATGCTTTGTGATGATCTCTTTGGCCTTCCTTGCAGCCTCGTTATACCGTTCATGGCTGTACACTTTGGTTCCGGTAGCAACATCTGACACGGTCCAGAAATCGAAGTGTTTTCCTTCCGTAATATGGATAAAAAAGTCGTGCTCACCGATAGTGAACACTTTCTCACCGGTTACTGGCTGGAAATCTCCGTTCATCATCCGTATTTTAAATTCCTCTGGTTTTTTCAGCTTCCGAACTGGCGGACGTGGCTTCTCTTTACTTTTTCTCGTTCTTCTTGGTGTGGCTTTCTTTAGAGATGCGGCAATTTTGTTGAAGTCATCCGCAGCAATTCCCGTCATTTCAATGAGTTTTCGCTCGACTTCCTTGAAGTGCCGACTGTGTTCGGTTACTAAGTCAAGTTTTGAATTGCTGTCCATTTGCTCATACCACCAAGGTCGGAAGACATTGTGATATTGATTATCTGCGAACAATTGGACGCTTTCGACTAACCTTTGAGCGTGGAAACGTGATACTGCTTTTCCTTGATGGACATTTTGAGCAACGATCCTGAACCATTTCTTCTGATTCCGTCTTTTGTGTTTGCGCATTATATCTCCCCTTCCTTATTTCCTTCCAACTCAGCCCGGGCGCGTCTACCTTCATCCTTCATCACTTCTGATTGGACAACTTCATCCAGTCCACCCACCCACCAGCTATTGTTTTCTTCAGCAGCGTAAAACTTCAAAATCTTCTGTTGCCGGGCTATGGTCTGCTGTGCCTCTCCCAAAGCGTTGTTCTTATCTACAAATTCGTCCCGCCATTGTTTAGCTTCTTCTTGCCATTCTTTGACCTCTTGCTGTGCCTCTGTTAGAGCATCCCTAGCAGTTTTAACATCAGATACTAGCTTTACAATGTTTCCACGCGCTATCATTCCTTCGTACTCCGGTTCAATGGGATATCCTTCGCCATCTGTGGGCATTGTCCGATATACACGACTCAATTCGTCTAACTGTTCAATAGCGAAATAAAATTTAATCTTTTCTGATACAGGGGTTCCACAGTTCCCGCAAAAATCGTATTCCGTACCATCTTCGTGATAATCCGTTATATATGAATCATCGAATCCGCATTTGGTGCATGGCTTGCATTTTTCATCAATCATTCCGCTTTCGCCGCCTCTCCCTGAATAGGGTTGAACTCACCAATATCCTCGCCGTACGATCCTTTGTAAACCTCTCGGTCATGATTCCAGCAATGCCGGCACATCCGCCCTCCGATTGCCATGTCAAACGTGTGTGGATGGCTCAACTCCAGGGTTTGATTGTCGCACCAGTCAAAGACACTCAATTCCGGCAAGCTGGAAATCCAAACTGTTATGTCCATAGCTAGTTGCTGATTATCGATTGACTCTGCATAGGCCATCAGCGCTGCTCGTGCCGCAGGATCAGCAGTAGGCTTAAGCACAAAGTAATTACCATCGGCCTCTTGCCCAGTCTCCCGATTAATAATTTGGTATTTGTTATAGAGTCCTTTTTGGTCGCTCATACTGGTGTATCCTCCCCGCTATTTTCTCCTTTTTCCCATTTCGCCCGATCTGCTTCATAAAGCTTTTCCCAATACAGTGCATCGACCTTTTCCTTATGAAGTACAATTGGTTTCATAACCGCTCTGGGCAGTAAGGATAATGGACAAAATTCCAGGTGGTCCCTGTTCAGCGTGCAACCCGCATCATATTCGCCCCAGTAATCGACATTCTCCCAAAATGCCGGACACTTCTCGCAACGGCGTTCTGTTATCTCGTGAAATTTCTGCAGAACAATTGATCCCGCGTCTTTAATTGCTTCAATCGGTCTCATACTAGCGTCTCCTTTATGGGTAGGTGGTTAACCCTCAACCTTCTTCAAAAATTCAGTTGCGAACCCGCCTGATTTACCTTCCAGCAGCACAACCTCCGACCCGCAAAGATCCCACGGCTCCGATCTAACCGCCCATACCTTATCCTTGTTTTCTTCTTTACGGGCCTCATAGCAGCTGTGCATGATTACCTGATCACCCGGCTTCAATCCGGACTTCTTCAACTTTGGTTGTTTTGCCATATCGTTTATCTCTCCTTATGGGGCTATGCCCGATTAAAATAACTCCATTTGTCCTATCTCTAGATCAGTGAGCTTAACTAGATTCGGTGCTTGCTCCCATGCGTCTCCACCGTAACCCCTAAACTCACCATCGCGCCGAATATATCCATCCTGAGTATCAATTAAGTAGCGTTGTAGACTTCCATTTACTAGACACACACAGCTATTCTTATACAATTGGTTTATCGCAACCAACTCAATATCTTGTTTCTTAGCTGCTATAGTTTTCTTGATCTCCTCTGCATGCAGGAGCATTTGTTGTTTGGTAGCGCGTACTGCATGCGGTGAATCACCATAAAAGAAACAGCTCATGAAGTTACACCTGATCTCTCTTTCAAACGGCGATGCTTAAAGTCAAATCCCATTCTCTCGAGCTTCCCGCGAACTCCTAGTCCACTCTTACCGATTGTTTGACCGATCGTTTCATAGCTATATCCTTCCTGAGCCATTCGGAGCAAAGTTTGTACCTCTTCGAATGTGTACTTGATATGGTTTTCCATTCGTTCAGGTCGGACTTTCACGCCAAGGTCATGCAGTCGCCGCTTAACCGATGCTTCCGATCGATCAAAGAGCCTGGCGACCTCTGGATATGTCATTCCTTTTGTCCCGAGGACCTGCACTAACCTCTGATCTTCTTCCGGAGTCCAGTTAACAGCCTGAAAGGTTTTCTGAGATCTCATTTTGTCTGCTTTCCGTTTCACCTTTGCCCAGTCCGGCTCTGCTCCCAAGGTGTTAGGATCCATCTTGGCAAGGTTAAGGAGTTCTTTATGCTGCTCAGCCCATTTCCAGAATTCTTCATATCCAATGACCAGGACCCTTGCAGTATTTGCAAAGAGTTTCCTTTTGACCGGCAACCCGTAATCCGGTACCCAATAATTAACGATTTGCCCATATGATTTATCAAGAGCAAGGGCTAATTGATTGACTGTGATTCCGTCAAAGTTCATCCGCGAGTCTCCGAGCCCTAATCTGCCAGCTTTCAGTTTTACCGCATCGATGCTCCGACCCAAGTTTGCAGAGATTGATTTCAAACTGATCGATCCCCATTTATCCTGGAGGTAATCAATCTCTTCTTTTGTCCAGTTTTTGGCGCAACCCAATGATTACACCCCCACCTGTTTTAATTCTGCTGCCTCGGTGTCATCCATTGTGATTGTTGCCATTCCGTCCCACTGTTCCCGTATTTCCTGAGCCTTGGCTTTGACAGCTGCTGCTTGCTTCGGCTGGAGAACGATGCTCATAGCCTCTTCATAGTGCTGCTGGGCTTTGGCGTACGCCCGGGAGTGGATCATGTTCATCCAAGCCCAAAACTTCTGATTCGTGAATGATTTAATTTTTTGAAACGCTCTGCGGCGCTGCTCTTCGGTCATGAGTTCCCATCCTTTCACGTACTATCACGTACAAGTTTCTTCCCTAACTCCTGCAGTTGCTTTCCTACTGGGCAGACTTTATTGCAATGTCCATCGATGTAAGAGTAATTATTGTTGTGGGCTCGGCTTAGTTCGATCCGTTTCAGGCAGCCTATACAATTCAATTCAATGATGTCTCCTATTTCATAAACTGCCTGAACCCGATTCATAAACGTCATACCTCCGTTGTTATATGCATTTATTAATCCTCAAATCGATCAAGGGCCCGATAAGTTCCCTGGGATGCATATCCGTTTAAGGAGTCAGTAATCATTCCGGTAAATACTTGGAGTGCCTTGGGTTCTAGTGATTGCAACAACTGCAATTCTTTTACTCTTAACGGTCGCCCCGCTGCGGTAGTGATTAAGTCAGCCACAGGTTCAATCTGCTGCCTGCGGACCTCCAGTTCTCTCTCTGACTGCTCCTGTGCCGCCATTTTACGGTTGTGTTCTTCCCAGTCCAATTCGTCATACCAAAAGTATTCGCCGTATCGATCCCGGAAGACTCCAATCCAGTATTGCAGCAGCTCATCAGTCGTTTGGATTAAGTCGTGACACAATCCGCATAATCTTAGACCGTTTGTTTTTACACCGCGTCCCTTCCGGCCTCGAGGCCAGACATGGTGTGTGGTGGTGTCCGGTGCTGATCTGCAGTGCTGGCATACTTCGCCAGCTTCAGCAATTAACTCGGCAACTATCTTGCGAGGGAATTCTGCTCGATCAGCACTACTTTTTCCGGGAGTATGACCGGCGAATAAATCACGTTTCCACTCCGAAACTACTTTCTTTTCCTTTTTGTGCT harbors:
- a CDS encoding zinc-finger domain-containing protein, which gives rise to MNRVQAVYEIGDIIELNCIGCLKRIELSRAHNNNYSYIDGHCNKVCPVGKQLQELGKKLVRDST
- a CDS encoding sigma-70 region 4 domain-containing protein; the encoded protein is MGCAKNWTKEEIDYLQDKWGSISLKSISANLGRSIDAVKLKAGRLGLGDSRMNFDGITVNQLALALDKSYGQIVNYWVPDYGLPVKRKLFANTARVLVIGYEEFWKWAEQHKELLNLAKMDPNTLGAEPDWAKVKRKADKMRSQKTFQAVNWTPEEDQRLVQVLGTKGMTYPEVARLFDRSEASVKRRLHDLGVKVRPERMENHIKYTFEEVQTLLRMAQEGYSYETIGQTIGKSGLGVRGKLERMGFDFKHRRLKERSGVTS
- a CDS encoding HNH endonuclease — protein: MTHQTFWKPEKQEKPKKTSSLGQHKKEKKVVSEWKRDLFAGHTPGKSSADRAEFPRKIVAELIAEAGEVCQHCRSAPDTTTHHVWPRGRKGRGVKTNGLRLCGLCHDLIQTTDELLQYWIGVFRDRYGEYFWYDELDWEEHNRKMAAQEQSERELEVRRQQIEPVADLITTAAGRPLRVKELQLLQSLEPKALQVFTGMITDSLNGYASQGTYRALDRFED
- a CDS encoding EthD domain-containing protein is translated as MTEEQRRRAFQKIKSFTNQKFWAWMNMIHSRAYAKAQQHYEEAMSIVLQPKQAAAVKAKAQEIREQWDGMATITMDDTEAAELKQVGV